CAGGTACTTTACATACAGCTAGTActattcgattaatcgatgagGAACCTTCTAATTGATTTTAAAACTCTTGTTTCAATTTCTACATGAATGACaaattttgcaagaaaattcCTGTTTCAACTTTCCCAAATGGATATAATTGAAGAACGGAAAGATATACTGACCAAATACTGGACAGATTTTTTAGTTTTGAATCATAGATTCACAGaaagaattgaaagaaattattctccTGAAAATCActaactttttaaattttagacAAAGTCATTCGGACTACGACTTGATggtcacgttttattttattgtaaaaaatatcctgaacatttttttttttttttctttaagtTTGAGCCAAGTATCATTATGGGTTGACCACttgttacattattattatatcaaatattAATTCCGTCAAGTTTCTTTCAAACAAGGTTTGGTTACTGCCGAATTGTAAATTCGTGCCATGAAAAGTCGTAGTTGACCGAGTCACGgcacaaattaatttttcatttgagaAACAAAGTTGTCTCGGACAGTATGATCTACAAATTCcctgaaattaataaaagatTAAAGTTAGTAATGTTACTGTGATGAAGCATGTTTTGGAAATGTCATAATTTCGCGACTCGTGATTCTTTCAAATTCAGTTAACTGTAACTAAGGAAATCGTCTATATTTTGAAAACCTGAGCTACAAGtcgttttgaaattataaaatattgattttcttctcaatattttcttacgttaacgttactaactttaaCATAAGTAATTAATTCGTaattagatgaaaaataaacctgTTTGAAAGTGAttcaacgaaatgaaaataaagtcaataataaaaatataaagggTGGTCGGCCCATAACGGTACTTGGCtcaaaattcatgaaaaatatttttcaggaTATTTTCACATGGAAGTCGAATGTTGAAAAAACAGGAGCGCTTCGTTTGACGGGTagattgtaatgaaaaaaaattcaaataataaatcCAACTTCAGTATCTTGTCGGATTTCAAGAAGTAaagaaacttaaaaaaaatttccgactcATACGGATCAATGTTTGTCATTAAAATATACTTGGGTACTtgcgataaatgaaaaaagatttttcagtgaaaataatttttattctttcaatacttatataatttgcaattttttctaaatcttAAGCTTTGACTGAAGAAACATACGTGATATTGCATGAAACTAATTCATCAGTGATCAAtatttggggaaaaaatgcTACAAGAATTAATGCACGTATCTTGTGCTAAGCAGGACGACATTGGAAAAAAGGTTCAGTACTGCTTTTCATACTTTCAATATTCCTACCAAATTTTTGGATCTCTAATTGTACTTGTTCCTGTATATCATTACCTATATTAATTCACGTATCTCATGacgatttcaaaattgagaCCATTTCGAATTAGTTGCATTAAAGGAGACTTTTCAACACCGACAGGTACGCCATCGAGGTTTTCATTACCTGTAAGAACAAACAAATTGTCGATTCGGCGCGATTATAAAATTCTCAGCTTAGACCATAACATGTAGTATAATGGAGAAGGAAAGAATGTCAATTTACCGTCGATATTATACCTTCGATTATggtattttaatatttagcAACTGATCGAAACGCTAGGTGACTTGGTCAATTTCGACGTCGACGTGTAAATCTACAAATATGaaagtccacgtatctcaaatGCGAAAAAGGGCTTGACAGACCAATTTTATACGCACTTCTGGAcaaaaatacttgaaatatattttcatttgacgcaaaCATAAAGAAATGGCGTGAGTTCTACGAATTTATTGTTGCGACTTCGTAGAATCCTtgcaatttctttctttctccggTAAGTGAAAATTCATTAGAGTATTACTGGtcagaattgcgtatagaatggggctgttGAGCCATTTTttgcgtttgagatacgtggacttcaATACTTGGAAATACATACGtgaacgtcgaaatcgactagAGTACCCCCAGAACTTGTTACACATTTGGACATTTCAAATACATTGCGGAATAACAATGAGTGAATCGCAATTCTTTATGATAATAGACTTGTTTtgataaaatcaaaactaTCCTTTTAATACGGCTAGTTACTACGTCATTCCGTTGCAAGGTCAATAGTATTGATAGCTGCATCATGAACGCTTGATTTATATCTGGTCATTTATTGGCGTAAATGCAACGCTGCTGGTCATCTGAGGATACTTCTCGACAAATCTCACACTGCAGTATTCCTAGTCAACTGATGTCTTTTTTATTGCGTTCAGGATGTATCGttaaatgtaatttttaatatgaCTGTAGCGGTGATTCGTAGGCTATCGGTACTAATCAAAATAACTAACCCCCAAACGCAAGAAAACTTTACACACTGATTCCCAAAGTCTAACAATTGAAGCTTGCGAATCGTCAGTACCTGGAGGCCTCAGAAATAAAGTACGGTTCCTCGCAACAAAATTATAGTATGATCTAACCGGCGAGTGGGCTGTTACAACACCGTGTACATAGGCGGTATCTTGCCGTATGTGAGTATGTGGGGAAAAGTCGGCGTATTACAGCAGCAATTTATAAGAGGAACGTTCAGTTACGCCAGAAAATGATGTGGCTTACAGGAAGACAATTATCTGGTTGTCAATCTTAGGTGAAATAAAGTCTTACTATTGAATCGCGCAGACCGTACGACAAGAATTAAAAACATCCAGCGAACTCACATTTGCAAAACTGCCCATAGAGAATGTGCAGAATTTTCCAGCCGTCAGTACGAGCGGCTTCTGAGACCTGGCCATGCATACGACGAGCATTTTGGCGTGAACCGATGACATGTCGTACCATCGACATGCGCTCAATGCGTCATGTACTTTAGTACTCTAGAATCAACAATAATCGAATAACATTTGCCAGTAAATAACGTTTCCATGATTAaattaaagtaaattgaaCAAGTGCATTTCAACGTATCCACTGGATGCTTTATAGTTGATtacttgacatttttttaatacctcTTGAACAAGACGTTCACCCACGTAACAGTAAACGAAGATGTGATGTATCACGCTAAGGACGTACAACGTGAAACTGACGAAATCAGTGTTCTGTTCTCCCTCAGTGTTCTGTAAAACAAATTAGACACAAGCCGTATCGCATTCTTTCTATCAAATTCGGATCAAGCTTTAATCGTCGAACAGAAACTCGGTAGACGAGCACCGTATTACCGCTAAAACGTAGTAGGACAGGATACATATGAGAATCATTCCTCCAAGGAGTTGACCCAATAACATAACATTGTACACCTCCTCCAGAGTCTGTGTCATTCTAGAGtttattaattgtttatttacgTACTTAGTTTTATCTGTAGGCTTGTCAACagttttatcattattattagtaaTTAAAATGATGAGACTAATATTTTGGATTCACGGTCAAAGAACTCACCGTATCAGTCGCACGTGGTTTTTGACAAACGTTTTTATTGCCAGACCACACTCTTGACCATCGGTATTTACATCGTTGATTCGTTCCGCAAGGACGGACAGTTGTCCACACACGTGGAGCGTCAAACTGATGACTAAACAAATGGAGGCGATGGATCCAAAAGCCGAGAAAAAGACGAACGGAAGCTGAGCGGCGTATGTCATTGCgtaagatgaaatttttgacacGTCATAGAATATATACGTGTGGTATGGCAATTCTAACTGCACTGTTGAATTTCCGTTCACTGAGACAAAAATTGCATTTTATCATCTGGAGTATAATTTCTAGGGTAATGTAATTATGCGGTACAAGATTTCGAACTTTATTGCCAAACATTATACCCGGACTTTAGCTCGAAATGCTCCATATAAAACGAATATATTCATAGAAATAGTTGCAAGTTATTCTCTCGTTCATTTTGATCACGACTGCCCACGGATTTTGACTTTAAGTTACATGATGCATTCAGAAAGCGACTTACTGGTTCTGAGCAGATTAATGAAAGGAGTTAGGTAATAACTAACTGCCGCAGGAAGTATCAGCATTACAGATGATACAACGAATATCCGGGTCTTCTCAAAGTTGtctaaaagaatttttttttccgtagaTGTTTTATAATTCTCCTCGACAAAATCCTCGTAAACCGCCCGGATTATTTTCCCCAGTTTCCGGCTGTTAACACGTAGAAGAGTCACTTCAATCAGGATCGTCGTGAACATTATGTTTTCCGATAGATTCGCCACGAcgtgttcaaaatttttgccgTTTTTGTAAAGGTCTACGTGTTCTAAAGTTACATGAATCAGTAAACAACTTAGACCGAGGGTAAACCGCGTATCGTTATGACTGAGTGGCCAAAGACCCACCAAGGACAGGAGAATTTCGTTCCATTCTAGAAGTTTAACCGTAGATGACACTTCcatctaaaaacaaaaataacgcgaggaataaaattgatacatGTCCGATTGATTGAGGGTGGACACAAACGTCTTTCATTTCAATGAATCGAAAATAATCCTGTATTGTTGTTTTTGCGCTAATGcctaaaattaaattgaaatgtttaatttccaaaaaaataaaggaacaTAACTGTTCCAGGATCATCTGATGTCTTTTAGATTAACCCAATGCTTACCTTAATCAGAGAAGTCGCAAGATTTGTTGTGCCTCGTCTGAGAGCAGCAATGAACTGGCCTAACAAGTACTCTTCGCCACAAGGTAAACAATTGCAAAGATCCGATTGGTTGATGCGAGCCAATGAAACTGAGAATCCAGTCGTACGGCATTTCCGAATAATTGAACGAATCGTAGATGCGCATGATACCATAACCACCGGTGAAGCAAATCTGTATGCAGACTTATCATACCAACCTCATTCGCCAACAATAAGCTTCGGAATTGGCCCATATTTAATTCACGATTGCAAAAACTGGAATACGATTTTTTCATATGCTGGCATACCGCATAAGCCTGCGTAACAAGCTCAATACAATCTACGCTCGATCGTCAACAATACAGGAAGGAAAAAGATAAGAGAACAgaataaagaagaagaggacAGAGAAAATTACGAGCCTGTTACATGACCCCTGATCGGGTATAGTATGTTGACTCAACTACACGAAGGTACATCTTGTAAACATCAAATCGGACCGTCAAAGTTGAAATGTCGAACTTTTCCTATCAGAACGCGCTGTACgataaaaaatacttgaaataCGCAGACTCGTGAAACGAGGCCTCATGATTGAAAAGTCGCGTTTTCACAGAGAatgacggtttttttttttagaaatcatttttataaattcataGGATATGTTATGAACAGTTGGTATGAAATACGATAGTGGCTATATTCTTGTGAACATgttttttattagaaaaacTATGGGAGGACCATTTCTATATGAATCAGTCCTATAAGTTAACAGTTCTACAAGTTTGTTCGTTCAAACGGGGATCCGACAAATTCGTTTCTCTAGATTTGTTTCGGAGAAGGAGGATTGATTCTACAAAAACCAGTTTTACAGGGCTGATATTATGCAGAACATTTGTCTAAGACGAAACACAGGCGAAATTGCAGAACTGTGGGatatttaatattatgtaGAATTCAGGGCTCttgtaaataaaaagataatataattaaaccCTCAATTTCCTTTTGTATTGAGGTTGATTagatgtttattatttatctgcCTGCGATTAACGAAATCAAAATCCTATTTCCTTCTTGGCTAATAATTCTCTGTTCATTTACGAACCCGATATATTTTGGAAATATCGCTACATATACACTTGATTGAAGGAGACAGATAGGGAGACCTAGGTACACCCTAAAGTGCTCGGAAATAAACACTTCTTACAGAATAAAACAGGCTTGAGAACTATCGTATTACAAGCGCTGTCTAACTGCAAAAAGGGTATAAAGAAACAATCTGAATAACCCAAGTACAAACAGATCTGCTCTGACTCGGAGTTGAATGTTCAAGCATGTAAACGATTTATTGTCAAAGATGTGAAGAATACGGTGAGAAGATGTGGAGGAAGCAAAAGGGGAGAGAGGTGAATTTAGATAATGGCCAAATGAAACATGATTTGAGAGTGAGTCTTGGGACTGGCTAGTTGCAGTTCAGGAGTAGAGGGAGCATTTCGCTGATgcggtaggaaaatattttgattagTTATTATTTGTTCACGGAAAACCAAAATTCGCCACAATGAATCAACGCTCGTACACGGACAGAATTCCTAAACACGATTTACCTTCTATGAACACAGACTTTTCTTCTCTTGGTTGAgcttttcaaataaaacttgTCACTTACCTTAAGTCGATCTGCATCGTCTCGGACTGTGTGGGCGGCTTTGCGTATCCAGCGGAGACTGGATCAGGGATAATTTGCGAAAttgtttctctcttttctaAAAGCACGCAGTTTAAAAATTGCGTGACACTATTCGCGCACGATTGCTCTGGCGGTGGCAACTGAATTATCGTCTCTGGCTGATTGAATCAAATGTTTTCTATTGATTGTTTACCAGCCCTTCGGAATAGGTCATCATTCTCCGCACTTTTGAATGGTTCTTGTACCTTATTGCGTTCTGTTTTGACTTTGACTTGAATGGATTCTGTTCCTGCAGAATAAAATTCTCTAAAATGAGCTTCCCATTCAATTGCTCAGAGTTTACGAAATTTAACCCTTCTGCCTGCACTACTTCCTTTTCTTAGCTGTTTAGAAATCTTCCTTTTTGGCATCTATAGTGGGATTTTTTGCAAGCTTTTTCAAATGAGAAAAGGATAATTCATCAAGGCCAAATAGGGCGCCGGTGGATATACTAAAATGGGTACGGAGATAGTTGAGTAAATTTGCCAGTTTGACTTAGTCACATTAAAggtaataaattttgtcaACTCACAATATAGATTCAACACGATGACaagatttattcaattttagttGAGTCGAAATTACAATGATTGATTATTACAATGAAAACGATGTTATTCAAATAAGACGACAAGCACGGAATTTCGTtagaattaattttctagCCTTAATTCTAAAAGATTTTATTAACTATTCTGACTATAGGTTCACGAAAAAGTATACTCGTTAAGAAAAGCATTTAGTCAAATCGCCTCGATTAAAGGAATTTGAAGAACTGCTCTAGATGGATAACATTTTAGAACTACTCTATCAAAAGAACATGGTTCAACTGCGCTGATTCTGCATATTGCACGCTCTTATTCCTTAGCGTGCAGTTTTCTAACGTGCTTCCTAATTGGTTGCTTCCATTTTTATGGGAAGAAGATCAATACGGAAGACTTACGTACGCTGAGATGATATTTTGGGCCTTTTTATTCGCCCTAACTACCCCTAACCTCTGGGTCCAGCGTAGTGGGTTAGTTACACCCACTCCGGCCATTCCCACGGGTGCAGGTAAGAATTTCCGTACTTGCATCAGACATACAAAGATAACTTATTCTGGCCTTCGGTCGTCATTTTCCAAACAGACACCACTTGAAAAAGGCTTCATTACGCTGCGCGTGCACGCCGGTTCCTGCATGTCCGAAAATATCGTAAAGGTGATTTTCGGGCATCTGGTTTGTCCTAACAAACTGTTGTTTGGCGCTGAACACGTTTTGCTGAAGTGTTGATGAGATGAATAATCGAAGCCATAAAAGCCATTGTAAAAGAGAAAATGCTTTGACCGTTAGCTTGTGATATTTAAAGGATGCCACTCGTTCTCTGGTGTGGTCCTTTTGGTACGCACGTGCACGGCGTCTGTTTGGATTCGGACTGCCGTTAATATTATTTGACTATAAGGTTaacataaacaaaaataactaTTTCCATAAACGATTCGAAGATAAAAGAAACCGTATGCATGCAATGCATACggaaatttgaagtaaaataTAAGAATGACTTAGAACGAAATTATAAAGGTTACAAGTAtgcgaaaataatatatcaATCCATGGAATTGAATAGGTGATGTAAGACGAAGTTGATATTCAGGGGCGTTGGGCATCAAAGATGCGACACCATATTTAGCAAGGTAATGCTACGCTGAAGGAACTACTACCCTAGACAATGAagaattatcgaaaaataaCTAAACAATCGAAGAGTCAGTCGTACGAGACTTCCAGCGTAGGTCTTTCACTTCTCAATTATCCACGGGTTTTACTCATTTACAACTCTCAGTTGGCTGTCAGATGTGGACGCTGGCCTGCCTGAAATTTAAGTACGTAAAGGTGCGAAAGAGTCGCGTATTGTTCAAGTATAAGACATACCTACCTGCATGTTTTCAGTTCACTCCTACGTAAAAGATTTCCAATCCTATAACCAACACTTTCGGTACAAGTTCTTGACCAATCCGAAATTCCCATCACGCACAATCATCGACCAATACGAAAAATCAACCACCCAACAAGCTCCTGCACCCTTCACATATCCGAAAATCTTCCAGATTCCTTCTTCGGTCGTCACCTAAAAAGTCAGTTCCCGTCAAGACctgaaaacaaaaagttaATACACGCGGAGTACTCAAGTCAACACGAACCACCTAACAATTTCAAGTCTTGACCGAATATCTCAACCTAACTAACCATCAAGTCAACTACTTATTAATCCGTCTAACAAACAACTATTTCGATCTCCGGCAAATTCAACGGATCAACCAATAGATAATATTAACGTCATTGCAATAAcgatttaaatttataaactaCTGCGAATAATACAACTTGCAATCTTGTAACTAAATATCGTAGCTTCGACGTGTAAATAAATAGTTAGGTTTCACAAAAATCGATTCAACGAATAATCCCCAATTAAATAGCCTCGCTCCACCAAAGTGTCGCGAGGGACAATAAATTATAGTTGTATTTCTTGGGACTGACCGTCGGCTCGCATTGTTTGTTTTTGAACACCCTGTAGTTCTCCCTCAGCTGCTTGCGGTACTTGGCGAGACGCATGGCTATGATCCAGCAGACGCGCGTCTTCTCGTTATCAAAAGCGATGCACCGGAAGTCATTCCCGGCCGTTTCTTCAGTCTCCGCGTTGGCGGTCGGTCTCAAACAGATGCCCAACTCGGTAGGGGCGCAAAATTGTTTCTTGGCGTTCAAGGTCCAGTAGACGTGGTAGTCCGTAAGATGGGCCAACACCTCGAGCTGTTCCAGACTGGATGCGAGGGAACATCTGGGAGTTCCGCCGGAACCGTATCAGAGGGAACGTTTGGGAGTTGCGCCAGCACCGGATGACCGGAAGCGCTTGGTAGTTGAGGTGGAACTCCCTGACGAAGAATCTGCATGTCGCCATTGTCGTATCACACGGCTGACTAAATGTACCTTCGGCGAGCAGTGAGGCTTGCTGTAACGAAGCGACATGTAAATCTTGGTCCACACGTTCTTACCTGCATCTCGAATCCAGGCCGTGCTGAATATGGAAGGACACTTCCAAGTAGTAGTAAGCAGGTTCAGCATCACCGCGTGCCTATTCGCAGAAGGTCCTCCGAACTCGCGACTTTCGAAGTGAACCATATCGTCGGGAAAGAATTGCTTAGGATCGTGGTAGAATTCATACTTCCGGGTATCCTGTCGGAATAGAAATTGGTTTAGGGTATTCGGAGCGTAGATTTCCATGTCTCCGTGAACGTTGAGGACATCTTCGTGATCTTCCAAACTCCTCTCCAATCCAAGGTCACACCAGGATTACAAGTTGATCTGTTGAATttgttacatacatatacgtatatgaagACAAGCATAAAAGAAAACGTGCTATGTTCGTCATTTCTTATGAAATAGGTGTATAGTTCATTCGCAAATGAATtaagcaaattcaaaaaattcttataacGGAACAATTAACATAACAAAACGACACTATCAGGAGTTACATGATACATACATCATTAGTATTACACATAGATTTAGACTCTATCTATATCTGCGTCTACTTAAGATATCTCTAGGTCTTACTCATCTATAAACTAGGATGaaacaaatttctttctttacttGTTGATCGCACATCTCTGATAAAATCGTACGACTTGTGAGCCTGGTTTGAACTTGGATTGGAAAGGAGTTTGGAAGATCACGAAGATGTCCTCAGCGTTCACGGAGACATGGAAATCTACGCTCCGAATACCCTAAACCGATTTCTATTCCGACAGGATACCCGGAAGTATGAATTCTACCACGATCCTAAGCAATTCTTTCCCGACGATATGGTTCACTTCGAAAGTCGCGAGTTCGGAGGACCTTCTGCGAATAGGCACGCGGTGATGCTGAACCTGCTTACTACTACTTGGAAGTGTCCTTCCATATTCAGCACGGCCTGGATTCGAGGTGCAGGTAAGAACGTGTGgaccaagatttacatggtgCTTCGTTACAGCAAGCCTTACTGCTCGCCGAAGGTACATTTAGTCAGCCGTGTGATACGACAATGGCGACATGCAGATTCTCCGTCAGGGAGTTCCACCTCAACTACCAAGCGCTTCCGGTCATTCGGTGCTGGCGCAACTCCCAAACGTTCCCTCTGATACGGTTCCGGCGGAACTCCCAGACGTTCCCTCGCATCCAGTCTGGAACAGCTCGAGGTGTTGGCCCATCTTACGGACTACCACGTCTACTGGACCCTGAACGCCAAGAAACAATTTTGTGCCCCTACCGAGTTGGGCATCTGTTTGAGACCGACCGCCAACGCGGAGACTGAAGAAACGGCCGGGAATGACTTCCGGTGCATCGCTTTTGATAACGAGAAGACGCGCGTCTGCTGGATCATAGCCATGCGTTTCGCCAAGTACCGCAAGCAGCTGAGGGAGAACTACAGGGCGTTCAAAAACAAACAATGCGAGCCGACGGTCAGTTCCAAGAAATACAACTATAATTTATTGTCCCTCGCGACACTTTGGTGGAGCGAGGCTATTTAATTGGGGATTATTCGTTGAATCGATTTTTGTGAAACCTAACTATTTATTTACACGTCGAAGCTACGATATTTGGTTACAAGATTGCAAGTTGTATTATTCGCAGtagtttataaatttaaatcgTTATTGCAATGATGTTAATATTATCTATTGGTTGATCCGTTGAATTTGCCGGAGATCGAAATAGTTGTTTGTTAGACGGATTAATAAGTAGTTGACTTGATGGTTAGTTAGGTTGAGATATTCGGTCAAGACTTGAAATTGTTAGGTGGTTTGTGTTGACTTGAGTACTCCGCGTGTATtaactttttgttttcagGTCTTGACGGGAACTGACTTTTTAGGCGATGATCGAAGAAGGAATCTGGAAGATTTTCGGATATGTGAAGGGTGCAGGAGCTTGTTGGGTGGTTGATTTTTTCGTATTGGTCGATGATTGTGCGTGGTGGGAATTTTGGATTGGTCAAGAAATTGTACCGAAAGTGTTGGTTATAGGATTGGAAATCTTTTACGTAGGAGTGAACTGAAAACATGTCTTATACTTGAACAATACGCGACTCTTTCGCACCTTTACGTACTTAAGTTTCAGGCAGGCCAGCGTCCACATCTGACAGCCAACTGAGAGTTGTAAATAAGTAAAACCCGTGGATAATTGAGAAGTGAAAGACCTACGCTGGAAGTCTCGTACGACTGACTCTTCGATTGTTTAGtcatttttcgataattctTCATTGTCTAGGGTAGTAGTTCCTTCAGCGTAGCATTACCTTGCCAAATATGGTGTCGCATCTTTGATGTCCAACGCCCCTGAATATTAGCTTTATTTTACATCACCTATTCAATTCCATGGATGGATATATTCTTTTCGCGTACTTGTAACCTTTATAATTTCGTTTCAAgtcattcttttattttacttcaaatttccGTATGCATTGCACGCATACGGTTTCTTTCATCTTCGAATCGTTTCTAGGAacagctatttttttttatcttaactttataattaaataatattatcggCAGTACGAATATTAACAGATTACGTGCACGTGCGGACCAACAAGACTATTTGGTCGTCGAATGTTCAAGGTCGTAGTTCCTTTAGCGCAGCATTACCTTGCGAGATGTGTGACTTTTGCCTTTTCTAAATGGCTTGACCAGCTAACTTGTGATTTACCTTCCGTGGAAGTACCAACCGAAAAAGGATATATAGATTAAGTTGATACTATTTATATTGAAGAAATTGTGTCGATACACAAAATACTCCTCCGGTTGAGAGACGTGCGATCAACAAgtaacgaaagaaatttgttttatcCTAATTTATAGATGAGTAAGAACTAGAGATATCTTAATATGAAACACAAATATAGATAGAGTCTAAAGCTACGTGTAATACTAATGATGTATGTATCATGTCACTCCTGATAGTCTCGTTTTGTCATTTTAATTGTTCTGTtataagaattttaaaaattttcctaatCAATTTGCGAATGAATTATATACACCCGGACGTATTTGTGAGATAGACTGCTGACGTGAGGCCACCTGTCCCTTTTTATTTCTCTGCGCATGCGCTCTGCCGATTAAACCATGCGGTAGATAACCTAACTCAATAGTTAGTCCTCTCTGCCCTGAGTGTTTGGCGTGACTTTTTGTGATTTTGTCCAGGACTTATTgcgaataaaatgataaattgtgaaatgataacttttcaaaatcaatcgCGGGACTTGAGGAgaatcgatgaaatttttttattacacttgTGTGAATTTATAGAGTGAAAATGGTGCGCAATCGTTGTTTCAGGGAATGTTATTATTCCACTGAGCGATTTTACGTAAGTTTTTGATCAGACCGTATGACAAGGACAGGTGGCCTCAcgaatttctttctctctcgcacAGAACCGAGAGTCCAGTGCCCCTTCCAGTATACTTATAATTCAGTGGGGAGCACCACACCGCTCACAACGAAGCATCTCGAAGCTACGCAAAGGGCGAAACTGCGATCTAACGTCAAGTTCTGCGGCGCGATGCTCCGAcaggtgcgcgtcgagttgcgcaatctacgaaatcgatgacggatcgattattgggtattcttgtgggtatgacgtcacgtacGGCATACCGTACCGAGATCGGTGTTGCGGCCGGTCttcgattttgaaatcactctagttctggcgatcGTGCGAGATAATCGCGAAATCATAAAGTTTCGTTAACGAGTTCGCTTTTTGTAGTCTTGCGAAAAATAGCACCACCGAAAAATCACGAGGGGGTTGGAGAATTCGTGGCGTGGATATGGAACGGTAAGTGTTTCTAATATCCTCGCGAcagaattttgagaaaaattgagtaaagtcttgccgagtaacggatagccATTTTGAATCTGCGTTGTCGAACatgtactcgaaattcgtttgccgattcttttgccTGGTGACcgcagaccgtagcctgagtttcCCGTTATGGAGTTGAGTAAATCTTGAGTAGTTGAGAATGTTGAGTGGAGTCACGGTTTTGAGTCGAGtctttctcgtttttcaatttacgtGCAGTACCGAATTCCGCTGTACAGTGTCGAGTCGCGAATTGCCGAAATGGAGTACTCGAATTAGCGAATATCGTTTTT
The Neodiprion lecontei isolate iyNeoLeco1 chromosome 3, iyNeoLeco1.1, whole genome shotgun sequence DNA segment above includes these coding regions:
- the LOC124293506 gene encoding odorant receptor 4-like; protein product: MEVSSTVKLLEWNEILLSLVGLWPLSHNDTRFTLGLSCLLIHVTLEHVDLYKNGKNFEHVVANLSENIMFTTILIEVTLLRVNSRKLGKIIRAVYEDFVEENYKTSTEKKILLDNFEKTRIFVVSSVMLILPAAVSYYLTPFINLLRTMNGNSTVQLELPYHTYIFYDVSKISSYAMTYAAQLPFVFFSAFGSIASICLVISLTLHVCGQLSVLAERINDVNTDGQECGLAIKTFVKNHVRLIRMTQTLEEVYNVMLLGQLLGGMILICILSYYVLANTEGEQNTDFVSFTLYVLSVIHHIFVYCYVGERLVQESTKVHDALSACRWYDMSSVHAKMLVVCMARSQKPLVLTAGKFCTFSMGSFANVMKTSMAYLSVLKSLL
- the LOC124293451 gene encoding growth factor receptor-bound protein 10-like — translated: MEIYAPNTLNQFLFRQDTRKYEFYHDPKQFFPDDMVHFESREFGGPSANRHAVMLNLLTTTWKCPSIFSTAWIRDAASLTARRRCSLASSLEQLEVLAHLTDYHVYWTLNAKKQFCAPTELGICLRPTANAETEETAGNDFRCIAFDNEKTRVCWIIAMRLAKYRKQLRENYRVFKNKQCEPTVSPKKYNYNLLSLATLWWSEAI
- the LOC124293452 gene encoding growth factor receptor-bound protein 10-like; protein product: MEIYAPNTLNRFLFRQDTRKYEFYHDPKQFFPDDMVHFESREFGGPSANRHAVMLNLLTTTWKCPSIFSTAWIRGAASLTARRRRSLASSLEQLEVLAHLTDYHVYWTLNAKKQFCAPTELGICLRPTANAETEETAGNDFRCIAFDNEKTRVCWIIAMRFAKYRKQLRENYRAFKNKQCEPTVSSKKYNYNLLSLATLWWSEAI